From Nocardia sp. XZ_19_385, the proteins below share one genomic window:
- a CDS encoding MspA family porin: MRDAEQEWGGNTREWKSGLSAAVITVGCILGSAGQAGAVQLAPHEKTYAAPGGLEFTVGHSDHVANPVGSLNGMPTNREVFLDNTFYGKVSTGIGTLKAGYYVACAVDMKVDLDIGASIGFDADLQLGVSITPEELFPGANVSVGPYLDAGMGIDLSLTPGKVVDLPVGERELLPGSTGYVFSRDRRVHVENCAGPLTIRAYAIVTVDSPEVTADGAVFGDPFVM, encoded by the coding sequence GTGAGGGACGCGGAGCAGGAATGGGGAGGGAATACCCGTGAGTGGAAATCTGGGCTGAGTGCTGCCGTCATCACGGTCGGCTGCATTCTCGGGTCGGCTGGGCAGGCCGGCGCGGTGCAGTTGGCGCCGCATGAGAAAACCTACGCCGCACCAGGCGGTTTGGAATTCACGGTGGGGCACAGCGACCACGTGGCCAATCCGGTCGGGTCGCTGAACGGGATGCCGACGAATCGGGAGGTGTTCCTCGACAACACCTTCTACGGCAAGGTGTCGACCGGCATCGGGACCTTGAAGGCCGGGTACTACGTGGCCTGCGCGGTGGATATGAAGGTGGACCTCGATATCGGCGCGAGCATCGGTTTCGACGCCGATCTCCAACTGGGCGTCTCCATCACCCCCGAGGAGCTGTTTCCCGGCGCGAACGTCAGCGTCGGACCGTACCTCGACGCCGGGATGGGCATCGACCTGTCACTCACCCCGGGCAAGGTGGTCGACCTGCCGGTCGGGGAACGCGAACTGCTGCCCGGCAGCACCGGATATGTGTTCAGCCGGGACCGTCGCGTCCACGTGGAGAACTGCGCGGGGCCGCTGACCATCCGGGCCTACGCCATCGTCACCGTCGACTCGCCGGAGGTCACCGCGGACGGTGCGGTCTTCGGCGATCCGTTCGTCATGTAA